The following coding sequences lie in one Yoonia sp. G8-12 genomic window:
- a CDS encoding methyltransferase family protein: protein MKWIDMPPVWLLLAIVLTWWIAELQPMSWAIGGPITDLLGGLLVGGGIVLILLAAVEMRKQRTTIIPHMEADRLVSSGIFKRSRNPIYLGDTLVLAGLALRWDAPVALLLVPLFMFTITQRFIIPEENRLRVKFRADFARYCQKTRRWV, encoded by the coding sequence ATGAAATGGATTGATATGCCCCCCGTCTGGTTGCTGCTGGCCATCGTGCTGACATGGTGGATTGCAGAGCTTCAGCCAATGTCGTGGGCGATTGGCGGGCCGATTACGGACCTCTTGGGTGGTCTGTTGGTGGGCGGCGGGATCGTGCTGATCTTGCTGGCTGCGGTCGAGATGCGCAAACAGCGCACCACGATCATTCCGCATATGGAGGCGGACCGGCTGGTCAGTTCGGGCATCTTCAAACGCTCGCGTAACCCGATCTATCTGGGCGATACGCTGGTACTGGCGGGGCTGGCGCTGCGCTGGGATGCGCCTGTTGCATTGTTGCTGGTGCCGCTCTTCATGTTCACGATCACCCAGCGCTTTATCATCCCCGAAGAAAACCGCCTCAGGGTCAAATTTCGTGCTGATTTTGCACGCTATTGCCAAAAGACGCGCCGCTGGGTGTGA
- a CDS encoding SDR family NAD(P)-dependent oxidoreductase, translating to MEHAGKHALVTGGGSGIGAGIARALAEAGAEVTITGRRADKLNEVASLSDRLHAVVMDVDDEESVRNTIAQAARARGPIQICVANAGIAEGGPFEKTTLAQWRKTMTTNLDGVFLTFQAAMATLEDATPARMVVVSSIAGVRGLKNAIPYTVTKHGVIGLIRGLSEEFMRRPVTFNALCPGYVDTDIVRNQLPGLMKRFDLDEQGAIDVIAKGNRHRKLLEVDETTAAAMWLCSDGARSVNGQTIQISGGQV from the coding sequence ATGGAACACGCAGGCAAACACGCGCTGGTGACGGGCGGCGGATCGGGCATTGGGGCGGGCATCGCGCGCGCCTTGGCAGAGGCCGGTGCAGAGGTGACAATCACCGGACGCCGTGCTGACAAGCTCAACGAGGTCGCATCATTGTCCGACCGTTTGCATGCTGTGGTGATGGATGTGGATGACGAAGAATCAGTCCGCAATACGATTGCACAGGCCGCACGCGCCCGTGGCCCGATCCAGATTTGCGTCGCCAACGCAGGCATTGCCGAGGGCGGCCCGTTTGAAAAAACAACGCTGGCCCAATGGCGCAAGACCATGACCACCAACCTTGACGGTGTATTTTTGACCTTTCAGGCGGCCATGGCCACACTAGAGGACGCCACCCCTGCCCGCATGGTCGTTGTCAGCTCTATTGCCGGTGTGCGCGGATTGAAGAATGCCATTCCCTACACCGTCACCAAACACGGCGTGATCGGGTTGATCCGTGGCTTGTCCGAGGAATTCATGCGCCGTCCCGTCACCTTTAACGCCCTCTGCCCCGGCTATGTGGACACCGATATTGTGCGCAATCAATTGCCCGGCCTGATGAAACGCTTTGATCTGGACGAACAGGGTGCGATTGACGTAATCGCCAAGGGCAACCGGCATCGCAAGCTCTTGGAGGTGGATGAAACCACCGCAGCGGCGATGTGGCTGTGTTCGGATGGCGCGCGCAGCGTCAACGGGCAAACGATCCAAATCTCTGGGGGACAAGTATAG
- the kynU gene encoding kynureninase, translating to MTDFAATKAMFHLPEGMIYLDGNSLGPLPKATAARVAQAVTDEWGEKVITGWNRAGWMAQPTALGDRIGRLIGAEPGHVVLGDTLSIKVYQALAAAIDLVPDRRVILTDNGNFPSDIYMAEGLIKSLGRGHELRVVDPEDVENHINDDLAVLMLTQVDYRTGRLHDMQALTAKAHAAGAITCWDLAHTAGAMAVDLQGCNADFATGCTYKYLNGGPGAPAFIYVAPRHIDNCQPALSGWLGHEAPFDFDLDYRPGTGIERMRVGTPPVLQMAALDASLYIWDSVDMDALRIASIALTERFIAGVEARCPDLTLASPRDPHQRGSQVSFAFAHGYAAMQACIARNVIGDFRAPDIMRFGFCPLFIDAGDVDAAIDVIADVMDNKLWDDPQYKAVARVT from the coding sequence GTGACCGATTTTGCCGCAACGAAAGCCATGTTTCATCTGCCTGAGGGCATGATTTATCTTGATGGCAATTCGCTGGGCCCCCTGCCCAAGGCGACCGCCGCGCGCGTGGCGCAGGCGGTGACGGATGAATGGGGCGAGAAGGTCATTACCGGTTGGAACCGTGCCGGCTGGATGGCGCAACCGACCGCTTTGGGTGACCGGATCGGGCGGTTGATTGGCGCGGAACCGGGGCATGTGGTGTTGGGCGATACCCTGTCGATCAAGGTCTATCAGGCACTGGCCGCCGCGATTGATCTGGTGCCGGATCGCCGCGTGATCCTGACGGACAACGGCAATTTTCCATCCGATATCTATATGGCCGAGGGGCTGATCAAATCGCTGGGGCGCGGGCACGAACTGCGGGTGGTGGACCCCGAGGATGTGGAAAACCACATCAACGACGATCTTGCCGTGCTGATGCTGACGCAGGTGGATTACCGCACAGGGCGGTTGCATGACATGCAGGCGCTGACGGCAAAGGCCCATGCGGCAGGGGCAATCACCTGCTGGGATCTGGCGCATACGGCGGGTGCGATGGCGGTTGATTTGCAAGGATGCAATGCCGATTTCGCGACAGGCTGCACCTATAAATACCTCAATGGTGGCCCCGGTGCGCCCGCGTTCATCTATGTGGCCCCCCGCCATATCGACAATTGCCAGCCCGCCCTATCCGGTTGGCTTGGACATGAGGCGCCTTTTGACTTTGATCTGGATTACCGCCCTGGCACAGGGATCGAGCGGATGCGCGTGGGCACGCCGCCTGTGTTGCAGATGGCCGCTCTGGATGCTTCGCTTTATATCTGGGACAGCGTGGATATGGACGCGCTGCGCATAGCCTCGATCGCGCTGACCGAACGGTTTATTGCAGGGGTTGAGGCCCGCTGTCCGGACCTGACGCTTGCCAGCCCGCGTGACCCACACCAGCGCGGCAGCCAAGTGTCCTTTGCCTTTGCGCATGGCTATGCCGCGATGCAGGCCTGTATTGCCCGCAACGTGATCGGTGATTTCCGCGCGCCCGACATCATGCGGTTCGGGTTTTGCCCGTTGTTCATTGATGCAGGCGACGTGGACGCCGCCATTGATGTGATTGCCGACGT